The Ipomoea triloba cultivar NCNSP0323 chromosome 14, ASM357664v1 region AGAAACATCACTTTTAATTTGTGAATCTTCATTCATTTGACTGATTAACCAAAACAAATGAACTAGTCGTTGAGCAATTTGTCATTATCTAATTGTTCTCTAATGGATATGATGCAGTCGATACTGCAAAATATCATTCAAGGGGATCCATCCCCCCATTTCAATTAGGCATTCATTTAAAGGTAACATTTGTGTCAAACCGTCTCACGAATttcaattcgtgagacgggttgaattttttattaatgggTCAGACTTTTGATTAATTGGTTGGATCTTTGCAACTTGGTAGGTTAAAACACTCattgaattaaaattgaaatattatttggttgataaaaaaattgaaacctaattcacacatttttaaaagtaaaacaattcatGGTATTCTAGTTACCGGTCGAATGAATACAtaatctcttttttaattaactCGGTTAAAAGCTCATCGACAAATTGCCTACCGCTCCATATTGAATTTTCTCATTGGTGATTTTGTTGATTCAAAATGATCTAAATACTTATAATAGTAAACACCCAAAAATAGTACCTCGATTATgccataattcacaaattagtcatcgactatcaattttaccaattaagttctcaactattcaatttttactcAATAATTTACAAATCAATCATTCGTTGATAACCTTATTGAATAAGAACTGAATAGCTGAGGACCTTATTGAGCATGGATTGAATCATTAAGAACTTAATTTGCTAAACTTGATAGTCGAGGACATATTTGTGAATTATACTATAGTCGATAAACCGTTTTGGGTACTTACTCTacttataattttcttatttgttttttcCCTCTTTGTACTTCATCAaggttgtgacttgtgaggaATTCATGATGAAGATTGGTTTTGTTTGGTGGAGGGCCTTTTGCATCTATTTCAATTATTTGCTTGCATTATTGTATTGATCTATTTCTGTTGCTTCCCCATTTGGATGCTAATTTTGCTATGAGCCTAGAAACTATAAGCTCTATGACTCCTATACATAGTTTAGAGCAAGCCCATCCCTATCCCTTTATGGGATGGACTTATAATTGTAATATGGCACAATATAATGTAAACTtttcattatttcatttatttgaaaGACATACAAGCAAGTACTGAGCTTTTGAGTAATGGAGATCTAGGGGTTGTttactaaaatgaaaaattttctGGAAAAACAGAAAATTGGAGGAGTAgaagaatggaaaatgaaaaagttGTTTACTAAAACAATCTCTCCAATGACCTAACTCTTCTCCATTCTCCAACCTCATGTACAAATTTGGAGAACACTTTTTTGGCTATCTCCAAATGGGAGAACGGAGGAAGCACGGGTGAACAGTAACATATTGCTTGAGGTCCTCTGTTCGATTCTTGCAGGGTGCTTATTTTGCTGTAGCTTTTGATTTTCATTACTTCTTCACTTTCCTCTTCTTATGGCTTATGCGCACATCTtctcttctttattattattatttaacatCCTCACagatttactattattattattattattattattgaaaaaacaaattatatatggtCAATGCATGTTAatggtaacaatagtgaaaaatataacggaagttataatggtaagaatatgtttgtctaaaatattgtatagtacaactcttgtaGCATAATGTATTACAAAATATAACggaaaaatggacataaatgaagggtatgttttattattattattattattatattattattattattattatttaacatCCTCACagatttactattattattattattattatattattattattattgaaaaaataaattatatatggtCAATGCAGGttcatggtaacaatagtggaaaagataacggaagttataacggtaggagTATGTTTAtctaaaatattgtataatacaacttttatagcatgatgtattaaaaaatataacgaAAAAATGGACATTGAAAAAATTAGGttagatgagagagagagataaattaaaatataaaaaaataaaaaaaacttagagGAATGaggaatcaaaattaaaaaactgGAAAAATAGATGAATggagatggaaaattggaaaaattattattattattattattattattattattattattattattattattgtctttgTGGTAGAAATGTACAAAAACTATATGAATGATTGTAACCAATGAGGTTTTCCGTATTTTGTTCGTAATCAAACTAAGCTCTAACATGAATAAAATAGctataatttatttagtaatatgtgtttattgatttttgtaacattttacacatttagtattactgtattgaatttatttttatttcaaagttgaacttgtaaaataaattcagaaaattgaagaaatgaagaatgaaatttggaaaactggagaaatggaaaactgtaggaatggagaaatggaaaaacagaaaaatgaagtaaacgacccccTAGTGTTGTGATAGTGCAGTATGGCGTCTTCAATGCCCATACATACTATTATACTAATGTTATTTGTACTTCCATACTTGCAGAAAAATGTTCACATGCAAGATGCCTAAGAGACAGAGTTTTGGTGTTATTTTTTGAGTagtattgactctattacattatacataaagcacaaagagctaataatgcctccactgaggctcaattTCATAACCTCTCATATAAAAGAGTCACTACACATAACCTCTCATATaaaagagtcactacatgtcatttgaaCACAAAGTGCTTGACATACAATTTATTACaaagcctatttaaatagaaaactagaaaaagttgaaaagttgcaaaaattataaacatgcatGGTTAGTTTCTGAATACAATTTGAAAGTTTCACAGTTAATTGGGTTCTTTGagagtttttttctttttttgtcccTTGTTGGCATCGTTTCTCTTGTCCTACATCAGCTATTGTGACTTTGAATTgtagatatacatatatgaagacTTTCTCCTCTTTGATCACTTACAAATGAAAATGATATGTATATACCTAACATTAAATTGGTCTGCCAGGGTTAGCTTCTTTTTTATGAAATATGACAATAAATTGGGAGCTTATGTTCTTCAAGTTTCATGCATCTGTAGATTTTGAATATCATAGTTTCAAGACTTGATGATGCTTTTCATAGTCAAAATTATTGCAACTTTCTGCTGCTTTAACACTCTTCCAATCAAATGGCAATTGACTCAAAAATACTAACTTTAAGCTTCAACCAACACCAATTATCCAAAATCTCATCCTTTTGGGCttgaaaactatatatacatccCTTGACCCCACCCATTAAGTACCCGCTTCAAGCTTCTCATGGCGATTGCACTGCCATCATCTCTGTACAGATAGATAGGGCACAGTATTAAGATTACGTGAAATGAATTGAAGGAGCCAGTGATACACACAAGTACTTAATAGATAACTTTTGCACTATAGTGTTTTGAAATAATAGAATGCAACGATCATTCAAACTTAAAAGCAAAGAGAACAGAAAGAGGCCGGGGAGAAATAAAAGAAACCATACCTGTGCACAATTTTCTGCCAGTCAGTTGTTCCATACTTATTTTGTCTCTCGTGATTTAACTCCATATAATTTTGGTACGCCTTGCTTCCCACCTTACCTGTGGAAACCATCTCGAGCATATGGTCAGCAAGTTCATTAGATTCACGCTTATTTCCCATCCTACGTAAACCATCAATAACTGGCATAAATGATGCAGGATCAAACCCATATATAGAACTCATCATCCTCTTCAAAACATCACGAGCAATTTCCAAATTATCGCCCTTGCACAGTCTGTCAATAAGATCTTTGTAAAGGAAGCCACCCACGTCAAAACATCTATCTAAAGCAGTTTCAAATAATAACTTAGCCTCCATGATTTCTCCTCCAGCAAGCAACTCATTAAACATTATTCTATAAAGAGTTTCTCTGTGGCCACAGATACTTAGGGAAATTTCAAACAACTCTTGTGCTGGTCTGAACTCTCCAATCCTGCAGtatgttttaattaataattcaaagGTATACGTATTAGGTAGTGTTCCTTTCTGCAGCATTTCTTCTAAAAGAAAAGTGGCTTCTTCAGTTCTTCCTTCTTCACATAGACATTGAATCATAATATTGTAGGTGTAAACATTTGGAAAAATCCCTCTTTCTCTCATTTCATCCATCAGGCCAGACAtttcaaatatttgttttttggaTCCCAACACAAGGATCAGAGAGTTGTAAGTTTGCAAGCTCTTCTTGCAGCCCTTTTTCTCCATGTCCTTTAGAACCTGAAATGCATAAGCTATTTTACCCCTGTTACACAAGTGATGCAAAATAGTATTGTAAACAATTGAATCAGGAAACAATTTTCTTTCCATCATCTCAACAAATTTCTTCTTGGCTTCACCTAGTCTCCCATCCTTGCATAAGGAATTGATAATGGTTGAATAAGTGATCAAATCAGGCAAGCACTTCTTCTGATCATTACCCCCATCCACCAAGCCAAGAAATAAATTTCCTAAATTGCCAAGGGCAGCACTTCCATGAGTCCACATTTCCCCAATGATTTCAACTGCTTTGTCCACCTTGCCAGTTTTAGAAATACCATCAATCATGATGTTACAACTCACACTATCCAAAGGGTAACCCCTTTCATTCATCTTTTGCAGCAACTTCTCTGCTTCTGATACCTTACCTTCTTTCCACAGACTATGCAACAGGGTATTACAGGTGTAAGTATTAGGAGTACAGCCACTGTTCATCATGTCATTAAGAATATTGTTTGCCTCATTAACTTTACCTTTTATGCAGTAGGCATGGAGTAGAGTAGTGTAAGTGACTGTGTCTGGGGAGATTCCAGTAAATTTCAATAAACCCATCAACAATCCAGCATCAGCAACCATTCCATTCTTGCAAAGACCATCTATCACAAtgttatatgaatatatacttggtTCTATTCCTTTGTCCACCATTTCTGTTAAAAGAGATTGAGCCTCCAACATCTTTGCGTTCCTCATTAGCCCTAATAGCCAAATATTATAACTCCTCACATCAGAGAACAAACCAAGTTTCTTCATTGACTCAACCAAGGATTTTGCTTCCTCCAACATTCCTTCCTTGCAAAATCCTTCCAACATCACATTAAATGTTATGATATTGGGCCTTGGCAACCCATACTCCTCATCTACCTGCATATCCATGAAGATCCTTGAAGCCTCCGGAACCTTCCCTAAGTCACAAAGAGCTGAAATCCTTGAATTGAAGGTTACAATATCAGGAACAAGCCCATCCTCCTCTCTCATACTCTGCACTAGTCTCTCAGCTTCTTTCACTTTACCTTCCTTACAAAACGTGGAAATCAAAGTATTGTATACAATCATATTAGGACAAAGACCCATCTTCTTCATTAAGTCCAAAAGTTCCAAACCTTCACAAGCAATTCCGGATAAACAATACCCTCGGATCAAAATGCCAAAAGTATATTCATTAGGCTCACATCCTTTGTCACTCATTTTGTCAAACAACTTGCGAGCATCCTGTAAGCGACCAGAATCACAGAGACCAGAGATCAGAAGGTTGAAAGTGTAAGTCTCTGGAGAAACCCCGGCAAAAGTCAAATCTTTATACAACCAAGATGCAGAATTTTGACGGTTCTGCTTAAGAGAAGTTTGGATGAGCAAATTGTAAAGTGAAACCAATGGGGGTCGATCGGGGAAGAGCGTGCGGATAGACTGGAAGAGAGAAAAAGCGTGGTCGATGTGACCGGACTTGGCTACGATTTTGACGACGGTGAATAAAGTAGGAAGTGAGGCGTGGGGGGGTTGGGAGAGGAGGAAATGATGGAGAGCGTGGAGTTGGGGGAACATATTGGCGCGAATGAGGATACGGGTGATGGGAGGGATTGATTGGAAAGGGGGAGGATTGGGAGCAGAGAGAGAGCGCTTGAAGAGTAGCCATGCTAGTTTGGGgttgtttgaattcttgatgAGAGCCTTAGTGAGCGTTTTGACTTGATCCATAAATCAATCCATAACCATAGCCATATCTATACCTGTATTTGTGTTCAGTAGTTGAGACTTGCGAGTGACCTCAGACTCTGAAGTCGAGAGATGGAATTCATGGAAATATACTTCATAATTGCAGATTTTATAGAGTAAAAACGAAAATG contains the following coding sequences:
- the LOC116004596 gene encoding LOW QUALITY PROTEIN: pentatricopeptide repeat-containing protein At2g17140-like (The sequence of the model RefSeq protein was modified relative to this genomic sequence to represent the inferred CDS: deleted 1 base in 1 codon), yielding MDQVKTLTKALIKNSNNPKLAWLLFKRSLSAPNPPPFQSIPPITRILIRANMFPQLHALHHFLLSQPPHASLPTLFTVVKIVAKSGHIDHAFSLFQSIRTLFPDRPPLVSLYNLLIQTSLKQNRQNSASWLYKDLTFAGVSPETYTFNLLISGLCDSGRLQDARKLFDKMSDKGCEPNEYTFGILIRGYCLSGIACEGLELLDLMKKMGLCPNMIVYNTLISTFCKEGKVKEAERLVQSMREEDGLVPDIVTFNSRISALCDLGKVPEASRIFMDMQVDEEYGLPRPNIITFNVMLEGFCKEGMLEEAKSLVESMKKLGLFSDVRSYNIWLLGLMRNAKMLEAQSLLTEMVDKGIEPSIYSYNIVIDGLCKNGMVADAGLLMGLLKFTGISPDTVTYTTLLHAYCIKGKVNEANNILNDMMNSGCTPNTYTCNTLLHSLWKEGKVSEAEKLLQKMNERGYPLDSVSCNIMIDGISKTGKVDKAVEIIGEMWTHGSAALGNLGNLFLGLVDGGNDQKKCLPDLITYSTIINSLCKDGRLGEAKKKFVEMMERKLFPDSIVYNTILHHLCNRGKIAYAFQVLKDMEKKGCKKSLQTYNSLILVLGSKKQIFEMSGLMDEMRERGIFPNVYTYNIMIQCLCEEGRTEEATFLLEEMLQKGTLPNTYTFELLIKTYCRIGEFRPAQELFEISLSICGHRETLYRIMFNELLAGGEIMEAKLLFETALDRCFDVGGFLYKDLIDRLCKGDNLEIARDVLKRMMSSIYGFDPASFMPVIDGLRRMGNKRESNELADHMLEMVSTGKVGSKAYQNYMELNHERQNKYGTTDWQKIVHRDDGSAIAMRSLKRVLNGWGQGCIYSFQAQKDEILDNWCWLKLKVSIFESIAI